A genomic region of Patescibacteria group bacterium contains the following coding sequences:
- a CDS encoding polysaccharide biosynthesis C-terminal domain-containing protein yields the protein MTLNKKIALDSIKTTSVTFLVQTGSFVISAIIAAFYGATGNTDSYFYALSLVLIFTTGTTGILKAVFIPVFLRFKKESPNEEKDILGSFYSAFGVFLFGLWGIFILISVLLTFVFKLHLGGMEPLLLGKLLLQMSFLIILTGFVECYSTIYNAYQHFVIPLITPLIRSFVFIGFVFATRSFLGVQSLSIGNVLGEFIQLFLLLIALYRAGISLSFSFRIHKAVKRMIKIAFPPFLSNAMTRVNNLVDGTFIAPLLVGGVTILNYSSKIAGIPEMLLTGAFLTVILSYWSLSRVEEGMNKVADSLKKVFLVLGFIFIPLLFFMYFLRLPLVQLMYERKNFTYELSVNTARFLGVYLIGILPLILGRVLTRAFLVIEDTWTPFWVGNFRFVLNIVANLILIKFLGFIGIPISTTITSFAMFFYMYFALRKKIKLIGELSIVNDYAKMLGAGLVSGYIVKLLYGYIVGVIGLEFMEHLLSLGLSCFIGVVIYIIFNLILKSKAVILLRELKK from the coding sequence ATGACGCTAAACAAGAAAATAGCTTTGGATAGCATAAAAACCACCTCCGTTACTTTTCTAGTCCAAACTGGGTCTTTTGTAATCTCGGCTATTATAGCCGCTTTTTACGGCGCAACGGGTAACACAGACTCTTATTTCTACGCTCTTTCTCTTGTCCTTATTTTTACAACGGGAACAACAGGAATTCTAAAAGCGGTTTTTATACCAGTCTTTCTAAGATTTAAAAAAGAATCTCCAAACGAGGAAAAGGATATATTGGGTTCTTTTTATTCCGCGTTTGGAGTTTTTTTGTTCGGTCTTTGGGGTATTTTTATCCTAATCTCCGTTTTGTTAACCTTCGTTTTTAAACTGCATCTTGGGGGTATGGAACCTTTGTTATTAGGGAAACTTTTACTCCAAATGTCCTTTTTAATAATCCTTACCGGATTTGTTGAATGTTATTCCACTATTTATAACGCCTATCAGCATTTTGTAATACCCTTAATAACCCCGCTTATCCGTTCGTTCGTTTTTATTGGGTTTGTGTTTGCCACAAGATCCTTTTTAGGGGTTCAAAGTTTAAGCATTGGTAATGTTTTGGGCGAGTTTATTCAGCTTTTTTTATTGCTTATAGCGCTTTATCGCGCGGGCATATCGCTTTCTTTCAGTTTTAGAATTCATAAAGCGGTAAAAAGAATGATAAAAATTGCGTTCCCGCCCTTTTTAAGTAATGCTATGACCCGCGTGAACAATCTTGTGGATGGAACTTTTATAGCGCCTCTTTTAGTCGGCGGGGTTACGATATTAAATTATTCCAGTAAAATAGCGGGCATACCGGAAATGCTTTTAACCGGAGCTTTTTTAACAGTAATCTTGTCCTACTGGTCCCTTTCTAGGGTGGAAGAGGGCATGAACAAAGTGGCGGATAGTTTAAAAAAGGTTTTTCTTGTTTTGGGTTTTATTTTTATACCTCTGCTTTTTTTTATGTACTTTTTGAGACTGCCTTTAGTTCAGTTAATGTATGAAAGAAAAAATTTCACTTACGAATTAAGCGTAAATACCGCCCGTTTTTTAGGTGTTTACTTAATTGGCATACTGCCCTTGATTTTGGGAAGGGTTTTAACGAGGGCGTTTTTGGTTATTGAAGATACTTGGACACCTTTTTGGGTGGGGAATTTTAGATTCGTTTTAAATATAGTCGCCAACCTTATTCTCATTAAGTTTTTGGGGTTTATAGGAATACCCATCTCAACTACTATCACCTCTTTTGCGATGTTTTTTTATATGTATTTTGCTTTAAGAAAAAAGATTAAACTTATTGGAGAACTTTCTATTGTAAATGATTATGCAAAAATGTTGGGTGCGGGTTTAGTTAGTGGGTATATTGTTAAATTGTTGTATGGTTATATTGTTGGTGTGATTGGACTAGAATTTATGGAACATCTTTTGTCGTTGGGGTTGTCTTGTTTTATAGGAGTAGTAATCTACATAATTTTTAATTTAATCTTGAAAAGCAAAGCTGTGATTTTGTTAAGGGAATTAAAAAAATGA
- a CDS encoding NYN domain-containing protein — protein MIEFKNYDNAVIVSGDGDFRCLLEYLDQQNKLYKLIIPNQKKYSSLLIPFKKYMSFVNPLKEKLGRK, from the coding sequence ATGATAGAGTTCAAAAATTACGATAACGCTGTAATAGTTTCAGGAGATGGTGATTTCCGTTGCTTATTAGAGTATTTAGATCAACAAAATAAACTTTACAAATTAATAATTCCTAATCAAAAGAAATATTCAAGTTTGCTTATACCCTTCAAAAAATATATGAGTTTTGTAAATCCTTTAAAAGAAAAATTGGGGAGAAAATAA